The following coding sequences lie in one Bacteroides helcogenes P 36-108 genomic window:
- a CDS encoding metallophosphoesterase family protein — translation MKKILLILGLVLLPVLLCRAQVAPLKFNKNGEFKIVQFTDVHFKYGNPASDIALRRINEVLDAERPDLVIFTGDVIYAAPADTAMRTVLACVSSRKIPFVVTFGNHDNEQGKTRAELYDVIRSMPFNMQPDRGEAESPDYILTLKSSDGKKEAALLYCFDSHSYSKLSDVKGYDWLTFDQVNWYRQQSAAYTAKNGGKPLPALAFFHIPLPEYNEAVTDENTILVGTRMEKACSAALNTGMFAAMKEAGDVMATFVGHDHDNDYAVMWKGILLAYGRFTGGNTEYNHLSNGARVILMKEKVRTFTTWLHLKDGEIVDKTIYPDSYVKDDWRKRP, via the coding sequence ATGAAGAAGATTTTATTAATTCTTGGTTTAGTGCTTTTGCCCGTCCTGTTATGCCGGGCACAAGTTGCGCCTTTGAAGTTCAATAAAAACGGTGAGTTTAAAATCGTACAGTTTACCGATGTTCATTTTAAGTATGGTAATCCAGCTTCGGATATTGCCTTGAGGCGTATAAATGAAGTGCTTGATGCAGAACGCCCCGATCTGGTAATCTTTACGGGTGATGTGATATATGCTGCTCCGGCCGATACGGCTATGCGTACCGTGTTGGCCTGCGTTTCTTCTCGTAAGATCCCTTTTGTTGTAACATTTGGCAACCACGATAATGAACAAGGTAAAACGCGTGCAGAGTTGTATGATGTTATCCGTTCTATGCCCTTCAATATGCAGCCCGACCGTGGCGAGGCGGAATCTCCTGACTATATTCTTACGTTGAAATCCTCGGATGGTAAGAAAGAAGCTGCTTTACTTTATTGTTTTGATTCCCATTCTTATTCTAAGTTGTCGGATGTGAAGGGGTATGATTGGCTAACTTTTGATCAGGTGAATTGGTATCGTCAGCAAAGTGCTGCTTATACGGCAAAAAACGGTGGAAAGCCTTTACCGGCTTTAGCTTTTTTTCATATTCCTTTGCCCGAATATAATGAAGCCGTTACGGATGAAAATACCATATTGGTAGGTACTCGTATGGAAAAGGCCTGTTCTGCTGCTTTGAATACAGGTATGTTTGCAGCCATGAAGGAGGCAGGCGATGTGATGGCTACTTTTGTCGGGCATGACCACGACAATGATTATGCAGTGATGTGGAAGGGAATCCTGTTAGCTTACGGTCGCTTTACTGGGGGAAATACTGAATATAATCATTTGTCCAATGGTGCTCGCGTTATTCTGATGAAAGAAAAAGTCCGTACATTCACTACTTGGCTTCATTTAAAAGATGGTGAGATCGTTGATAAAACAATCTATCCGGATAGTTATGTGAAAGATGATTGGCGCAAACGTCCATAA
- the ispF gene encoding 2-C-methyl-D-erythritol 2,4-cyclodiphosphate synthase, whose amino-acid sequence MKIRIGFGFDVHQLVEGRELWLGGIRLEHVKGLLGHSDADVLIHAICDALLGAANMRDIGYHFPDTVGEFKNIDSKILLKQTVELIATKGYSVGNIDATICAERPKLKEYIPGMQQVLAAVMGVEEDDVSIKATTTEKLGFTGREEGISAYASVLITKNTD is encoded by the coding sequence ATGAAAATACGTATAGGCTTTGGTTTTGATGTTCATCAGTTGGTGGAAGGGCGTGAATTATGGTTGGGAGGTATTCGTTTGGAGCATGTGAAAGGACTGTTGGGGCACTCTGATGCAGATGTGCTTATTCATGCCATTTGCGATGCATTGTTGGGAGCAGCGAATATGCGCGACATCGGCTACCATTTTCCTGATACAGTTGGTGAGTTTAAAAATATTGATAGTAAGATATTATTAAAACAGACAGTAGAACTGATAGCTACCAAAGGTTATTCGGTGGGTAATATTGATGCTACCATTTGTGCGGAACGGCCCAAATTGAAAGAGTATATCCCTGGGATGCAGCAAGTTTTGGCTGCGGTAATGGGCGTGGAAGAAGATGATGTTTCCATCAAGGCCACTACTACGGAGAAACTTGGTTTTACGGGTAGGGAAGAAGGTATTTCTGCTTATGCCAGCGTGCTGATTACTAAAAATACAGACTGA